A stretch of DNA from Xyrauchen texanus isolate HMW12.3.18 chromosome 36, RBS_HiC_50CHRs, whole genome shotgun sequence:
AGGACTAACACTTTCATTTCTTTATCTGAAACGCACCATTTCTCTGGTTTACATCATTAAGCagttcattttaaaaaaaatttacaaaccAACCCTCTACGGACAAGTTGGAGAAAGAGTCACTATTTGCTCGAAaatatgtttttccaaacccctgCATAGATGCTGTAAGAGCCTATTGTTCAATTCtttaatgatacattttttgTGCACTTAAGAAAATTGCTAATTCCAGGAATTTTGtagaaagtggcattctgaaatgtcatgtaataGAGAAAGCTGATTTCTCACACAGTTCAAgtgattaagagaaagcagtttaaaatACTAAGGTTTCTCTTATAGAATGcaatgtggccatgtaaatgcattaGGAGCATTATTACAGGTTTTTGAGGAGCGCATATAAGACCaattacaaatgtcataggatggaacccaacaacaagtcaacatagTGGTAAGAATTCAACATTTGTgtgagtacagtgggaaaagcacatacactataaactgtacccatttatacacacctaTGTAAAATATTGTTGGTCCCTCATGTCCATGTATATGCGCTAGTATgtcgggggaatcccagagtttttaGTAAGAGGGAAActccactattgcagcgcaattccacTGCAGGTCACAATGAaaagtgaaggaaacaaacacagaaactactctggaatatctggaaatgaaGCGACGCAACGgagaataaaatagtaaagtattCCTCGGATGACATGTttgttatatatacacacacaagcaacTGTGGAAAAAGCAACTAACTGAGCCACATATTTAcaggagtaaagagtacaccACTTCTTTCTGAAAAGTTTTTACATTGAGTGTACATTGAAATATATGACAAGCATTATAAATATTGTTATAGTgttatatttctgtcttatttacttcaccttcacctggaTCCTTTATTTTAGTGTAACAATAAAAGTGCACTGCAGTGTCAGTGTATATGACAGTTCACCATGTTCCTCATTACAAAATCTGGTGAAACGATGTCATCTCCTctatttctgtgattttttttatctgtataaTAACTTGCATGAATGTGTGAACCTGCAGTACTTCTTTTTCAAAAAATGTTTATCATCAGCCTCACGCATGAACACAGAACAATGCGTCATCCTTCCACTctgacatgcacacagacacattcattacattaaatcacagcctttttcGGTTTAATATTCACGTTTTGTTTTTCACCAAATCACAACATATTGTAATTATgatgttattgtttatttgtgCAGGCCTGTAGGATCATGAAATTAGTCTAATGACGTGCTCTTTAGAAAACAtagtggaaaaataaaaagtgcattaaaatcattgGGAGCAAAATCATTGAGTTAGTATTCtatttatcacccagccctagtcacTACTAATGAATCGGAATAAATTCTGAATCGCAATGACCTTGTGCAGTTAAACCCCAAAGGACCacgattaaataaattaaataaatactctGCGCAACACATCCTCACGGAAAAATCAGTGTTGTTCAAATCATATGAAATCATATGAGCTGGGTCGTATGACTTTTGCAACAATCAATCAGGTGACTCTCGCTTGTCTCCTCCTAAAACCCAACAATTACTTTCTTCCatcatacaaaacatactctttaCACTTAAGATTATCCTtacacctttaatgtaaaaataagttTCCAAATGTTGCCTACGATACATACATAAAATACAGCTAGGACAAAACTAAAGGATTTCAATGAAAACTCCTTGAGCGTTAGCACAGGTACCCTCAAGAACAAAGACAAACCAACCTCATGCTGTAAACTGtgattaaaaaaatcttatacatgtatcaaataataattaaccaaacacacacacacatacacacacacacctttcagcTCTGTGCCATTGCTGTTGGTGTTGGAGGTTTCCCGGTCTTCAGGCGATCTGCCATCCACCATGTCTGTTTTTACCTGTCCAAGAGTTTGCAACAACAGCATAATGTCCAACGGCTCTTCTCCATCCCCCTTCAACAGTTCTAACACCTACATACACGgacacacacattaaaatattttttttctttgttactGTAACATTCTTACTTAATTGGTTGCACTTGCACATTCAAACCAGTTACACAttagaacacaaagacacacacacacacacacacacacacacacacacacacgtgtgtgtaaaGTAGGTaccttttggcatttttagacataatttagtCTTTAAATTAAGCTGTTTTCGTGGAGGCCTCCTGAAAGTCCCTACAATGTAGGTAATATTTAAGATCTTTCCCCAAATGTCCCCAACAAAGACAGCAAACTGACAACACACCTTCAAGTACTTGTAACTCTTCAGCTCACTGAGGTTCTCCTCCAAAAACAGCAAATATAGAGAAAGATCATCCCAGGCCAGCCTCTCAAATTGCATCACCCCTATCGTGGGCAGCATCTCATAGGGCTTCAAGAACCCTGTGGCCCTTCTGAATGGAACCAACATGGCATACAAGCACAATGGCAACAGCAGCAAATACAGACACAGGTTAATGTAGCTCAGCAGCTGGAAGATGCCAACGGCAACTAACTTGCACTGCATGGCCGCTGGTACTGAGGAGTCGTTTATAACCACTCCAGACCGGATGTCGCATTGAAACTCGTCCGTGATCGAGAGCCGGATGTAATAGCAAAGGTAGATGCAGGCTAACATGAGGGCCAAGAAGGTGACTCCACGGCAACAAAGGTATCGGATCAGAAGTCCACGAGAGAAGCGTTTGGTCCTCAAGTACTGTTCCACCAGAGGATATCTAAAACAGCTCTCAGTAAGGTCCAGCACAGAGCTAAAGAACAAAACATAACAGTGTTAGCATAACGGTATTTAAATGTCATATGGTTAAGTAAGAAACACTTATGCATGCATTCAAAAACAGAAACAAGGAGTTATTGGATTACAAGTAATAAACTCAAtagaccgcatttgtggcataatgttgattatcacaaaaattaagtCGGACTTGTACTTCTTTAAACAAAGcacaaattgaggttacagtgaggcaccgacaatggaagtggatggggccAATTTATAGaggttttaaaggcaaaaatgttaaaatgcattatttgagacgtaaagatgtttaaatattCTTATTTGTCGTCGTTTAAGGGTTTACAAGtcaggcaacaaagttgtaaacttAGATTTCCcattacaaagaaaaggttagtaagcgattttatcacattaaatcatgttaacacacatattgtttacatgttgtggctatacttttgaaatagtgaatattttaatgtttactgattggcccatttacttccattgcaagtgcctcaatggatcccagatttttgctttttttaaaagaaaagaaaggacacatcaaaatacatttttttggtaaTTGACATCATGCCACATATGCAGTCgactgagcttcacttgtattgaacccggaacattcctttcaactcttttaacatttatgtatgTTGGTAGCCTGTCAATTGAAAAAAAATTCCATCCAATAAGCTACAATATGATAACCCAAAACACAATGCAGTACACCAAAATTATTACtttattgaatttaattaaaGTTCAATAATAGAGTAATTATTGTAGATGCATTACTGTCCCATTGGTTAATTAATCTGGATTAGCCATAATGAGAGATGATGGTAAAAACAGAGGAATTGATGgtctaaaaatgtgtttttgctgaGAAAACTGGCAATGAGATATGTATGGACACATACTGGTGGCAGGTTATTTTGTAAGAGTCAataacttttaaacttttaacaGCTATTTAACCACTTTGTGTAAGTATTTTATGTGGGTATGTAGCAAGTATATCTGTGCAAACCCAAACTCAAGTAGCACTGTTTGTCATTTgcagagctctgtgtgtgtgctgtCCACCTTTGTGAGTCCACACGGGCTGACAGAGAATCCAGTGCTCCTGTAGTGTGAAGGCGTTTGGCCAATTTGATGGCTCTGTTGTAGGAACGGTCCAGTTCTTCCATTATAAAGGTCAGATCAGATGAAAGCTCAGGGGCTCCCGTGAATCGCCAAAACAAAGCTGGCACGTACGCCGATATTGCCACCAGCAACAGGATATAAGGGAAAAACTGCAGAAAGAGAGGGTTCATTTTACAGGAAATTAATGTGGTATGTCCTGCAACACATTTATTCTTTTCTTCCATTTTGTGaacaatttttaaatgaatgtgcaTAATTTCTGTACCACTTGCGATTCCAAAGGGAAAATATGGCTGGAAGCAGCAATTAAGGGGCCAAGTACATCAACCATTATTAGGCACAACAATGGTAAAAATGATTTTAagcaaaatggctgaaaaacCATGAATATTATCAATTGCAATGAGACATAAAAGCTTACTAATTTTGAAGAACAGGTGGCACTGTCACCAAATTGATATGGTGTGGTCAAGATGCGGTCATGATGACACAAATAACGTTTCATGTCAATATGGCAAAGCGTTGCCAAGATAGAGCCTAAAAACCATTCTGGCACCGTGCCATCAAATTCATTGTTGTATTAAAAACAGTTTGGTCCATTTACACGAAATCTATAACTTTTTGTCGGCATGGTCTGAAGGTGGTCTGATTCGATTTTAGTTCAAATCTGACAAACGCTCTAGGaaagtttgaaaaagtatgtttttaacaGATTTCAAAATGGCGGACAGGAAGTTCGATCGCTCATGGCATAATTGGTATCCACATTCTCGGCATGACCCATGGAATCTACCAAGACTGATTTTATGACAACAGCACAAGTAATCAAAAGTTATTAGAATGCTATAAAAATTTGGTATAACTTTGTCCCAAAACTTTGAGTACCTTCAGGGCATTGTGCCAGTGACATAACGAGATTTGTAACGATATGTCAATGtgtttgaaaaataaagcatttcacaacaaaattcaaaatgagCAACACCTAAAATTATTTGGTATCATTTGACTCAGCACAGAATCTAACAAGACCAGATTTGTGATTTTAGGTGAAACAGTTCAGAAGTTATaaccaaaatataataatttttcatatctcataaccactaggtggcgctgtgCCGAAACTATGCAGGTACCCTCAGGTCATATTTGTCATAACACACACCAAGTTTGGTGTAAATACGCTAAAGCATTGCAGAGATATTGCCTCACGTCCGCTTTGGCGTGCTCGAAGttgaatttgtttgtgtgttattcgaGAACTGTTTGACTAATCAACTTGAATTCCAAATTTTTTTGTCAGCCTGGTCTGTAGATGATCTGATTACATTTTCATGCAAATCGAACGAAcgtctaggaggagttcgaaaaagtagtttttcgaaaaattcaaaatggcagaaaaATTTTCAAGATG
This window harbors:
- the LOC127629616 gene encoding pannexin-1-like → MAIAHAATEYVFTDFVLKEPASENRYKGIRLDLALDKMVTCIAVGLPLLLISLAFAQEVSVGTQISCFSPTKFSWRQAGYVDSYCWAAVQTQDTGGLPLWLHKFFPYILLLVAISAYVPALFWRFTGAPELSSDLTFIMEELDRSYNRAIKLAKRLHTTGALDSLSARVDSQSSVLDLTESCFRYPLVEQYLRTKRFSRGLLIRYLCCRGVTFLALMLACIYLCYYIRLSITDEFQCDIRSGVVINDSSVPAAMQCKLVAVGIFQLLSYINLCLYLLLLPLCLYAMLVPFRRATGFLKPYEMLPTIGVMQFERLAWDDLSLYLLFLEENLSELKSYKYLKVLELLKGDGEEPLDIMLLLQTLGQVKTDMVDGRSPEDRETSNTNSNGTELKEVLPLLEENSFGKCEDEKVVRQRVI